TCCGCAAGCCCCGGCCGGACAAGAGCCCGCCGGGGAAGCCCGCCGCGGGCCACCACAAGCCGTCAGAAGCCCACCGGAAGCCGCCGCGAGCCCGCCGATGCGCCAGAATGATCGCCGTGCTGATCCTGCTCCCGCCCTCCGAAGGCAAGGCCCCCGACGGCGACGGCCCCGCGGTCGACCTGGCCGCGCTGGCCTTCCCCCAGCTCGCCAAGACCCGCAAAGCCCTGATGGCCGAGCTGGCCCGGGTGGCCAAGGGCCGCGAGGCGGCGGCGCTGGAGGTGCTGGGCCTGTCGCCGAACCAGGCCGGCGAGCTGGCCGCCGACCGGCAGCTGGCCACGGCCCCGACGCTGCCGGCCGCCGACCGGTACACCGGCGTCCTCTACGACGCGCTGGACCTGCCCGGCCTGCGCCGCGAGGACCCGGCGGCGTTCGCGCGCGCCGAGGAGCGGGTGCTGACGTTCTCCGGGCTGTGGGGCGTGGTGCGGCCCGGCGACGCGATCCCGGCGTATCGCTGCTCCGGCGGCGTGACGCTGCCGAAGGCCGGGCCGGTGGCCAGGCTCTGGCGCGCCGCGCTCACCCCGGCACTGGCCCCGGCGGTCGCCACGGGGCTGGTGGTGGACCTGCGCTCGTCGATGTACGCGGGGATGTGGAAGGCGCCGGCCACGGCCGCCGAGCGCACCGCGACCGTGCGGGTGCTGCACGAGCGGATCGTGGACGGCGTGGCCAAGCGCAGCGTGGTGAGCCACTTCAACAAGGCGACGAAGGGCCGGCTGGCCCGGGCCCTGCTGGTCGGGGATGTCGTGGTCGACACCCCGAAGGAACTCGCCGAGGCGTTGCAGGACCTGGGGCTGCGCACCGAGACCGCGGCGCCGGCCAGGCCGGGGACGGCGTGGACGATCGACGTGGTGGTCGACTCAGTGGCCTGATCAGCCGGACGAGCTGCTGGTGGTGGCGGTGCTGGTGGCCGTGCTGCTGCCGCCGGCGCTGCTGCCGCCCCCGCCGCACAGAGTGGCCAGCGGCTTGGAGGCGTCCAGGGCCTTGCCCAGATCAGCGTCCGAAGACTCGTGGTTGGCGATGTCGTGGCCGACGGTCTGGTAGTCGGTGCCGACCGTCTTCAGCGTCGCCTTCAGGTCGGCGTTGTCGGTCTTGGCGTCCTGGGTCCGCAGGGCGGTGCCGGCGTTGCGGTAGTCCAGGGAGCTGCGCGAGGTCGAGTCCTTGTCCGTGGCCAGCTTGTCCTTCAGCGTCGCCAGCACGTCGCGCACGTTGCCGCAGACGGTGTGGTCGACGTCCGAGGGCGCCGGGGTGCTGGGGGCCGCCGACGTGGACGACGGCGCGGCGGTGCTCAGGGTGGTGCTGGAGGAGACCGCCGAAGGTGTCGGGGTCGAGGACAGCGGGCTGCTGGCGGCGGCGTTCTTCGGCTTGACGGTGACCGAGCAGCCGGCGAGCGCCGCGACCACGGCCACGGTCACCGCCGTGGCCCGGACGACACCGACCCGTCCCGCGGTTGTTCCGTCCCCGTTCTCCTGTGCCGCGCGCCGCGGGCCCATCCGTTCCATGACGCCGGAGTCTATCCACGATCACCGCCACGCGAGGCAGGCCCGGCAAGATCGGTCCGGCCCGGCCTCAACCG
The Catenulispora sp. GP43 genome window above contains:
- the yaaA gene encoding peroxide stress protein YaaA; amino-acid sequence: MLILLPPSEGKAPDGDGPAVDLAALAFPQLAKTRKALMAELARVAKGREAAALEVLGLSPNQAGELAADRQLATAPTLPAADRYTGVLYDALDLPGLRREDPAAFARAEERVLTFSGLWGVVRPGDAIPAYRCSGGVTLPKAGPVARLWRAALTPALAPAVATGLVVDLRSSMYAGMWKAPATAAERTATVRVLHERIVDGVAKRSVVSHFNKATKGRLARALLVGDVVVDTPKELAEALQDLGLRTETAAPARPGTAWTIDVVVDSVA